One window of Manihot esculenta cultivar AM560-2 chromosome 17, M.esculenta_v8, whole genome shotgun sequence genomic DNA carries:
- the LOC122722316 gene encoding glycine-rich protein 5-like, with protein MDGRGLFLVFVLALFVFPTDARKLSTKGEIGQKKTSFFFFPGYGGAGSTFNGGGGGGGGFGGGGGGDDGGSGFGGGFGAGYGYGVGGHGGAGGGGGGGGGGGGGGGGKKSFGGLGGGSGFGGGFGSGIGSGGLGGGGGGGGGGGGGGGGGGKNLFGGLGGGSGFGGGFGSGSGSGHRGGGGGGGGGGGGGGGGGGKGKGKGAGGGYGGGFGGGKP; from the coding sequence ATGGATGGTCGTGGGCTTTTCCTGGTATTTGTTCTTGCCCTATTTGTTTTTCCCACTGATGCTAGGAAGCTAAGCACAAAGGGGGAAATTGGCCAGAAGAAGacctccttctttttctttcctggTTATGGAGGTGCAGGTAGTACCTTCAATgggggtggtggtggaggaggggggtttggtggtgggggaggtggaGATGATGGGGGGTCTGGCTTTGGGGGTGGATTTGGAGCTGGGTATGGGTATGGAGTTGGAGGCCACGGAGGAGCTGGTGGTGGCGGTGGCGGTGGCGGTGGAGGAGGCGGAGGTGGCGGCGGCAAAAAGTCATTTGGTGGACTAGGTGGGGGTTCTGGATTTGGAGGTGGCTTTGGATCTGGTATTGGCAGTGGAGGGCTCGGTGGTGGCGGAGGTGGGGGTGGAGGAGGCGGAGGTGGGGGTGGCGGCGGCGGCAAAAATCTATTTGGTGGATTGGGTGGGGGTTCTGGCTTTGGAGGTGGCTTTGGGTCTGGTAGTGGTAGTGGTCACAGAGGTGGCGggggtggaggtggaggtggaggtggaggtgggggcgGAGGTGGAGGAAAGGGAAAGGGAAAGGGTGCAGGGGGTGGATATGGTGGAGGGTTTGGAGGTGGGAAGCCTTGA